The following coding sequences are from one Geothrix sp. window:
- a CDS encoding class I SAM-dependent DNA methyltransferase has protein sequence MSPNPSAFVSKWKGSAGDERANKDSFLRDFCEALGLDSPGPKDTSPDYCFEKEIRLTHGDGTTTTGFMDLYRTGSFVLEAKQGGRPGSPNARGTRSHDRYMERAFGQVVRYVQALPKRPPFVITCDIGHVFEVWEGFSGDFGGYARRQTFRMDDLLKDDVQAYFRAIWDDPQSLDPARRRARVTREVAQTLGQLAQRLEGRFPGEAVARFLMRCVFTFFAEDAGLLPANAFQDALDRWRKDPRLFVRGLESLWDAMNTGGLWGPLPILHFNGGLFSEYVALDLGTQDIDLLFQAARFDWAEVDPSIFGTLLESALDSRERHRLGAHYTPRAYVERLLRPALEEPLRQDWDLAQAEALSHLSEFPTEAEKAEARTVLHRFQHDLAHLRILDPACGSGNFLAAAYDTLKRLEGEVQRRLQDMGETEQALALEGQVVTPKQFMGIEVKPWAAAIADMVLWIGHLQWHRRLHPGHTPPEPVLQAYGNIACRDAVLTWTDTRETGRTHWDGVTTKPHSVTGREVPDESAQLPILEYLNSRPATWPEADFIVGNPPFIGNKRMRDALGDGYAEALRAAYPAVPDSVDFVLYWWHKAAEAVKAGHTRRFGLITTNSLTQTFNRRVISHHMSGKPPLKLLWAIPDHPWTDDGAAVRIAMSVGGLEGQPWLGRVIEERSADTPEAEAEAVKVESRSVETIHDDLSAGANVASAVALKANGSLVNRGMTLVGKGFLLDAVAYQRLGKPAIGVPILSGRDLTDEPRGLRVLDAFGLTENELRMSHPTAYQHLFETVRPERMQNNRPSYREKWWVFAEPRGLFRPAARGLARLIFSPRTAKHRAFSFIPAGTLADSEVILIASEDAFHLGVLSSRVHLAWATAAGSTLEDRPRYNNSRCFDPFPFPDATESQRVRIRDLAERLDAHRKAAQARGVTITGMYNLLAKLRAGESFTPKDREQHEAAQTEILRQIHDELDAEVAGAYGWPIDLPEAEILERLVTLNRERAAEEARGLVRWLRPEYQARAAGAALELETPRLVPEPEPGVLTGAPTPEIKPVPWPTERRAQLQVLRDLLLSCARLWSLEDLAKVFKSRGRYRDSIQAHLGVLEDLGLVDRLDTPEGLRWSRPTAAVV, from the coding sequence ATGTCTCCGAATCCTTCTGCTTTCGTATCGAAATGGAAAGGCTCTGCCGGTGATGAGCGGGCCAACAAGGATTCCTTTCTCCGGGATTTCTGTGAGGCCCTGGGACTTGATAGCCCTGGGCCCAAAGACACCTCACCCGATTACTGCTTCGAGAAGGAGATCCGGCTAACTCACGGGGACGGCACCACCACCACCGGCTTCATGGATCTCTACCGGACCGGAAGCTTTGTGCTGGAGGCCAAGCAGGGCGGCCGTCCCGGCTCGCCCAATGCCCGGGGCACCCGGAGCCATGATCGCTATATGGAGCGGGCCTTCGGGCAGGTGGTTCGGTATGTCCAAGCCCTGCCCAAGCGGCCCCCGTTCGTCATTACCTGCGACATCGGCCATGTCTTCGAAGTTTGGGAAGGATTCTCTGGCGATTTCGGCGGCTATGCCCGCCGCCAGACCTTCCGCATGGACGATCTCCTCAAGGACGATGTGCAGGCTTATTTCCGGGCCATCTGGGATGATCCGCAGAGCCTCGATCCCGCCCGCCGCCGCGCCCGCGTCACTCGCGAAGTCGCTCAGACGCTAGGCCAGCTGGCCCAGCGGCTGGAGGGACGCTTCCCCGGCGAGGCCGTGGCCCGCTTCCTCATGCGTTGCGTCTTTACCTTCTTTGCCGAGGATGCGGGCCTTCTGCCTGCCAACGCCTTCCAGGATGCGCTCGACCGCTGGCGGAAGGATCCGCGTCTCTTCGTGCGCGGCCTGGAGAGCCTCTGGGATGCCATGAACACCGGTGGTCTCTGGGGGCCATTGCCCATCCTCCACTTCAACGGCGGCCTCTTTTCTGAGTATGTGGCCCTGGATCTGGGCACCCAGGACATCGACCTGCTGTTCCAGGCCGCCCGGTTCGATTGGGCCGAGGTGGATCCCTCCATCTTCGGGACCCTACTGGAGAGCGCTCTGGACAGTCGGGAACGGCATCGGTTAGGCGCCCACTACACACCCCGCGCATATGTGGAGCGCCTGCTGCGTCCGGCTCTGGAGGAGCCCCTGCGGCAGGACTGGGATCTGGCCCAGGCTGAGGCCCTGAGCCATCTGTCGGAGTTTCCTACCGAGGCCGAGAAGGCCGAAGCCCGGACGGTACTACACCGCTTCCAGCATGACTTGGCCCACCTCCGCATTCTCGATCCAGCCTGCGGTTCAGGCAACTTCCTCGCGGCGGCCTACGATACCTTGAAGCGGCTTGAAGGCGAAGTGCAGCGCCGCCTTCAGGATATGGGCGAGACGGAGCAGGCCCTGGCCCTGGAGGGGCAGGTCGTCACCCCCAAGCAGTTCATGGGCATCGAGGTGAAACCCTGGGCCGCCGCCATCGCCGACATGGTGCTGTGGATCGGCCACCTCCAGTGGCACCGCCGCCTGCACCCAGGCCACACTCCGCCTGAGCCGGTGCTCCAGGCCTACGGCAACATTGCCTGCCGGGATGCCGTGCTCACCTGGACCGACACCCGCGAGACGGGGCGCACACACTGGGATGGCGTGACCACCAAGCCACACAGCGTGACGGGTCGGGAGGTCCCGGATGAGTCAGCCCAGTTACCCATCCTGGAATACCTGAACTCACGCCCCGCCACCTGGCCCGAGGCAGATTTCATCGTGGGCAACCCACCCTTCATCGGAAACAAGCGCATGCGCGACGCCTTGGGGGATGGCTACGCCGAGGCCCTCCGCGCCGCCTACCCCGCCGTGCCCGACAGCGTGGACTTCGTCCTCTACTGGTGGCACAAGGCCGCTGAGGCCGTAAAGGCTGGCCATACCCGGCGCTTCGGCCTCATCACGACCAACAGCCTCACCCAGACCTTCAACCGCCGCGTCATCTCCCACCACATGAGCGGGAAGCCGCCCCTGAAGCTGCTTTGGGCCATCCCCGACCATCCCTGGACCGATGATGGTGCTGCCGTCCGCATCGCCATGAGTGTGGGCGGACTCGAAGGCCAACCCTGGCTAGGGCGCGTGATCGAGGAGCGAAGTGCCGACACACCAGAAGCCGAGGCCGAGGCAGTGAAGGTCGAAAGTAGAAGCGTGGAGACCATCCACGATGATTTGAGTGCAGGAGCGAACGTGGCTAGTGCTGTGGCCCTCAAGGCCAACGGTTCTCTGGTCAACCGAGGAATGACATTGGTTGGAAAAGGGTTTCTCTTGGATGCTGTCGCATACCAGCGACTTGGGAAACCTGCCATCGGGGTTCCCATTCTCTCCGGCCGAGATCTCACGGATGAACCAAGGGGATTAAGGGTGTTGGATGCCTTTGGCCTCACCGAAAACGAATTGAGGATGTCTCACCCAACGGCTTACCAGCATTTGTTCGAGACAGTCCGGCCGGAACGGATGCAGAACAACCGCCCCTCCTACCGAGAGAAATGGTGGGTGTTTGCAGAACCTCGGGGGCTATTCCGTCCGGCTGCGAGAGGTCTCGCCCGATTGATTTTTTCACCAAGAACAGCGAAACACCGAGCATTCTCCTTCATTCCTGCGGGGACCTTGGCCGATAGCGAAGTGATTCTCATTGCTTCAGAAGATGCCTTTCACTTGGGAGTGCTGAGTTCCCGTGTGCATCTCGCGTGGGCCACGGCTGCTGGCAGCACACTGGAGGACCGCCCGCGCTACAACAACTCTCGCTGCTTCGACCCTTTCCCCTTCCCGGACGCTACCGAATCCCAGAGGGTTCGCATCCGCGACCTGGCAGAGCGATTGGATGCGCACCGAAAGGCCGCCCAGGCGCGGGGCGTGACCATCACAGGAATGTATAACCTCCTGGCCAAGCTGCGGGCGGGGGAGTCTTTCACGCCTAAGGACCGCGAGCAGCACGAAGCCGCGCAGACCGAAATACTCCGCCAAATTCATGATGAGCTGGACGCAGAGGTAGCTGGGGCCTACGGGTGGCCAATAGATCTGCCCGAGGCGGAGATCTTGGAGCGCCTCGTGACCCTGAATCGGGAACGCGCCGCCGAGGAGGCCCGGGGCCTTGTGCGCTGGCTGCGGCCCGAATACCAGGCCCGGGCCGCAGGCGCCGCCCTCGAACTCGAGACGCCTCGCCTGGTACCGGAGCCCGAGCCGGGAGTTCTGACAGGGGCCCCCACACCCGAAATCAAACCCGTGCCCTGGCCCACAGAGCGGCGTGCACAGCTCCAGGTATTGCGCGACCTCCTGCTCAGCTGTGCCCGACTTTGGTCCCTCGAAGATCTTGCCAAGGTCTTCAAGTCCCGGGGCCGGTACCGCGACTCCATTCAGGCTCACTTGGGAGTTCTGGAGGACCTAGGCCTCGTGGATCGACTCGACACCCCCGAAGGCCTTCGGTGGAGTCGGCCCACAGCGGCGGTAGTTTGA
- a CDS encoding type IV secretory system conjugative DNA transfer family protein translates to MTDLVFHFLSAWKAWGAYLLLALGLLGALWSFTRWYLVEHEDPLVLLHNRFDGLNRWLLQHRRSKKTLPVSLAAVGLGGGMLLALEQKDFLLWSFRNAALFLGLQAGLVLLAFLVWLTWDRRPKYIRSGEGRAEAQFKDVPEDFGPYEIQDGRRKGDGRPMAELLGFRAPTLASRWTLVLRQRFKGFLTLVSLTWETLSRHLFVFGVQGSGKTTTVFGHIQHSALCPWIYQDSKAELPFRDTFPNTCLWGLDVRGHETRSSVWNPMEEIRSKEDRDLLVDHLFPSNPHDANPWVRDMARAVFGAILASRRWSSIQEIARTLRESRLEPFLDGLDPIYRDAMSEPKSQVPVLQDLVVSLSRWETERISAITEGPSTVTIDDFIRRGGYVMNCEMSDALRVPVHCFWGMIFGRLRNRAEGASPIILLLDEFGDCGRLPNIERALVLLRSKGVSIVAGIQNMGLLQDVYPRNWQAVLQGFGTKIWLARNMEDDLREKLSRVLGRWTRRIPPVNKNAQPTEKEADLMPVDAWGRWSEERAALARSHGFTYWLPLSLTVTRPPLGVPVVAVDPWEEAEALAKAAIQAVTPPDWKPESIQIPAGLAAPSVAPEVLVLPVGEDWL, encoded by the coding sequence ATGACGGACCTTGTTTTCCACTTCCTTTCCGCCTGGAAGGCCTGGGGGGCGTACCTGCTCCTGGCCCTCGGGCTCCTTGGGGCCCTTTGGTCCTTCACCCGCTGGTACCTCGTGGAGCATGAGGATCCCTTGGTGCTCCTGCACAACCGCTTCGACGGGTTGAACCGCTGGCTGCTCCAGCATCGTCGCTCGAAGAAGACCCTGCCCGTGAGCCTGGCGGCCGTCGGCCTCGGAGGTGGGATGCTCCTGGCCCTCGAGCAGAAGGACTTTCTCCTGTGGTCCTTCCGGAATGCGGCGCTGTTCCTTGGCCTTCAGGCGGGCCTCGTGCTCCTGGCCTTTCTGGTCTGGCTCACCTGGGACCGGAGGCCCAAGTACATTCGCTCAGGCGAAGGCAGGGCCGAGGCCCAGTTCAAGGATGTCCCTGAGGACTTTGGTCCCTACGAGATCCAGGATGGGCGCCGGAAGGGTGACGGCAGGCCCATGGCCGAACTGCTCGGATTCCGTGCTCCCACCCTGGCATCGCGCTGGACCCTGGTGCTGCGGCAGCGGTTCAAGGGCTTCCTGACCCTGGTCTCACTCACCTGGGAAACCCTCAGCCGCCATCTCTTCGTCTTCGGGGTCCAGGGCTCTGGGAAGACCACGACCGTCTTCGGGCATATCCAGCATTCGGCCCTGTGCCCCTGGATCTACCAGGACTCGAAAGCCGAGCTGCCCTTCCGGGATACCTTCCCCAACACCTGCCTCTGGGGATTGGATGTTCGGGGCCATGAGACTCGTTCGAGTGTCTGGAATCCCATGGAGGAGATCCGCTCGAAGGAGGACAGGGATCTGCTGGTGGACCACCTCTTCCCCAGCAACCCCCACGATGCGAACCCGTGGGTCCGGGACATGGCCCGGGCGGTCTTTGGGGCGATTCTGGCTTCCCGCCGCTGGTCCAGCATCCAGGAGATCGCCCGGACGCTGAGGGAGAGCCGCCTGGAGCCTTTCCTTGATGGTCTGGATCCCATCTACCGGGATGCGATGTCCGAGCCCAAGAGCCAGGTGCCGGTGCTCCAGGATCTGGTGGTCTCCCTGAGCCGTTGGGAGACCGAGCGCATCAGCGCCATCACCGAGGGGCCCAGCACCGTCACCATCGACGACTTCATCCGCCGGGGCGGGTACGTGATGAACTGCGAGATGTCCGATGCGCTGCGGGTGCCGGTCCACTGCTTCTGGGGCATGATCTTCGGCCGCCTCCGGAACCGGGCCGAGGGCGCCTCGCCGATCATCCTCCTGCTGGACGAGTTCGGGGACTGCGGGCGGCTCCCGAACATCGAGCGGGCCCTGGTGCTCCTGCGCTCCAAGGGCGTGTCCATCGTGGCGGGCATCCAGAACATGGGGCTGCTCCAGGATGTCTACCCCAGGAACTGGCAGGCGGTGCTCCAGGGGTTCGGCACCAAGATCTGGCTGGCCCGGAACATGGAGGACGATCTCCGGGAGAAGCTGAGCCGGGTCCTGGGCAGGTGGACCCGCCGCATCCCCCCGGTCAACAAGAACGCCCAGCCGACGGAGAAGGAGGCCGACCTGATGCCTGTGGATGCATGGGGGCGCTGGTCCGAGGAGCGGGCGGCGCTGGCCCGGTCCCACGGGTTCACCTACTGGCTGCCCCTGAGCCTGACCGTGACCCGCCCGCCTCTGGGGGTGCCGGTGGTGGCCGTGGATCCCTGGGAGGAGGCCGAGGCCCTGGCGAAGGCTGCCATTCAGGCCGTCACGCCGCCGGACTGGAAGCCGGAATCGATCCAGATCCCGGCTGGCCTCGCGGCTCCTTCGGTCGCTCCGGAGGTGCTCGTGCTCCCTGTGGGGGAGGACTGGCTGTGA
- a CDS encoding tyrosine-type recombinase/integrase has translation MSLTDVTIRKAKAGEKPTKLYDERGLYLEVSPSGGKWWRLKYRFEGKEKRLSLGVYPDVGLKEARDRRDAARKILADGVDPSANRKAQKAAKADRAANSFEVLAREWYAKFSNTWAELHRDRVLRRLERDVFPWIGPRPIAEITAIELLSVIRRVEGRGALDTAHRVRSTCGQVFRYAVATARAEHDPSGDLRGALPPAETNHFAATTDPNRVAEILRAMDGYEGTFIVKCALRLAPLVFVRPGELRKAEWVDMDLEASEWRYFVTKTKTHHIVPLSTQAVEILRDLKPLTERGRYVFPSARSITRPMSENAVLAAMRRMGIGKEEMTGHGFRAVARTILDEVLGVRPDFIEHQLAHAVRDPNGRAYNRTAHLAERRKMMQQWADYLDKLKTGTAVIPLMKNA, from the coding sequence ATGTCGCTGACCGACGTCACCATTCGCAAGGCCAAAGCTGGCGAGAAACCAACCAAGCTCTACGACGAGCGGGGGCTTTATCTGGAGGTCTCCCCGAGCGGAGGCAAGTGGTGGCGCCTGAAGTACCGCTTCGAGGGGAAAGAGAAGCGCCTGTCCCTGGGCGTCTATCCGGATGTGGGTCTGAAGGAGGCCCGGGATCGCCGGGATGCGGCCCGCAAAATACTGGCGGATGGCGTTGATCCCAGCGCGAATCGCAAAGCACAGAAGGCCGCAAAAGCGGATCGAGCGGCGAACAGCTTCGAAGTTTTGGCCAGGGAGTGGTACGCCAAGTTCTCTAACACTTGGGCGGAGCTTCACAGGGATAGAGTGCTGCGCCGTCTTGAACGGGATGTGTTTCCTTGGATTGGCCCGCGCCCGATCGCAGAGATCACAGCCATCGAGCTGCTTTCCGTCATCCGTCGCGTGGAAGGCCGTGGGGCACTGGATACTGCCCACCGCGTCCGAAGCACCTGCGGGCAGGTGTTTCGCTACGCGGTAGCTACCGCAAGGGCAGAACACGACCCATCTGGGGATCTGCGAGGTGCCCTGCCCCCAGCGGAGACTAACCATTTTGCTGCCACCACTGACCCAAACCGAGTGGCGGAAATCCTGCGAGCGATGGATGGGTATGAGGGGACCTTCATCGTGAAATGCGCCCTTCGGCTTGCCCCCTTGGTCTTCGTGCGCCCCGGCGAACTTCGGAAGGCGGAATGGGTGGATATGGATCTCGAAGCTTCTGAATGGCGGTACTTCGTTACCAAGACCAAGACCCACCACATTGTTCCGCTCTCCACCCAAGCGGTGGAAATTCTACGAGACCTGAAACCCCTTACTGAGAGAGGGCGCTATGTTTTCCCCAGCGCTCGGAGCATCACTCGACCCATGAGTGAAAACGCTGTCCTTGCCGCCATGCGACGCATGGGCATCGGCAAGGAGGAAATGACCGGTCACGGCTTCCGGGCTGTGGCTCGCACCATCCTGGACGAAGTTCTTGGAGTGCGGCCCGACTTCATTGAGCACCAGCTCGCCCATGCCGTTCGTGACCCGAATGGACGCGCCTACAACCGCACCGCACACTTGGCTGAGCGGCGGAAGATGATGCAGCAGTGGGCCGATTATCTGGACAAGCTCAAGACAGGCACTGCTGTAATCCCGCTGATGAAGAACGCCTGA
- a CDS encoding LON peptidase substrate-binding domain-containing protein, translated as MLPAILPLFPLPQVVLFPQTFLPVRIFEPRYQEMTVEVLNAHHHLILTLMRETPDPGSLGETAPIFETGCLAEVVRAEPLTSGRWNLLLQGKETVRILEELPGKPFRQCRFEAIPFNASVLWPGPHRRHLMESLHAYAAAEGIETQLKELLDLPLEDTGRLNTLAMALDFEPTERQFLLESEDLPTLADRMLQLLDFAVGGRAIRGL; from the coding sequence ATGCTACCAGCCATTCTCCCCCTCTTCCCCCTGCCCCAGGTCGTGCTGTTCCCGCAGACCTTCCTGCCGGTCCGGATCTTCGAGCCCCGGTACCAGGAGATGACGGTGGAGGTGCTGAACGCCCACCACCACCTGATCCTCACCCTGATGCGGGAGACACCGGACCCGGGCTCCCTGGGGGAGACCGCGCCCATCTTCGAGACGGGCTGCCTGGCCGAAGTGGTACGGGCCGAGCCCCTCACCTCGGGACGCTGGAACCTACTGCTCCAGGGGAAGGAGACGGTCCGGATCCTGGAGGAACTCCCCGGGAAGCCATTCCGCCAGTGTCGTTTCGAAGCGATCCCATTCAACGCCTCGGTGCTCTGGCCCGGTCCCCATCGCCGTCATCTCATGGAGTCCCTCCACGCCTACGCGGCGGCTGAGGGCATCGAGACCCAGCTCAAGGAACTCCTGGATCTGCCCCTGGAAGACACGGGCCGTCTCAACACCCTGGCCATGGCCCTGGACTTCGAACCGACGGAACGGCAGTTCCTCCTCGAATCCGAGGACCTGCCGACCCTCGCGGATCGCATGCTGCAGCTGCTGGATTTCGCCGTGGGTGGCCGCGCCATCCGCGGGCTGTGA
- a CDS encoding KpsF/GutQ family sugar-phosphate isomerase: MKDENEAAGSLEVGNAVLDAAQGALRELRETWDPQVVDGWVRMVMGRSGRVVLTGMGKSGLVAQKIAATLASTGCPGFFLHPAEALHGDLGMVTPEDSILALSNSGESEEVVRLLPSLLRLGIPIAAITAKPDSSLGQAADWTFSYRLPEGEGCPLDLAPMASTTLQLVWGDVLASSLMARKGFTRDLFALNHPGGSLGAKLVKVESLMHESWPIVGPEASLTKVLKAMTEGRLGMAGVLEGGTLSGVITDGDLRRALEKAEQDGRNPLELSASQVMTRNPATIGDQALALEAAGLMETRKITFLVVTRKGIPCGVLHIHDLLASKVL; this comes from the coding sequence GTGAAGGATGAGAACGAGGCCGCTGGATCGCTCGAGGTCGGAAATGCCGTGCTGGACGCGGCCCAGGGGGCCCTTCGGGAATTGAGGGAAACCTGGGATCCGCAGGTCGTGGATGGCTGGGTCCGCATGGTGATGGGCAGAAGCGGTCGGGTGGTATTGACCGGGATGGGCAAGTCGGGACTCGTGGCCCAGAAGATCGCGGCCACCCTCGCCTCGACAGGCTGTCCCGGCTTCTTCCTCCATCCCGCGGAGGCCCTCCACGGCGACCTGGGCATGGTGACACCCGAGGATTCCATCCTCGCCCTGTCGAACAGCGGCGAGAGCGAAGAGGTGGTGCGCCTCCTCCCGAGCCTCCTCCGGCTGGGCATCCCCATCGCGGCCATCACCGCGAAGCCGGACAGCAGCCTGGGGCAGGCGGCCGACTGGACCTTCAGCTACCGGCTCCCCGAAGGCGAGGGCTGTCCCCTGGACCTGGCGCCGATGGCCAGCACGACCCTCCAGCTGGTCTGGGGCGATGTGCTGGCGAGCAGCCTGATGGCCCGGAAGGGCTTCACCCGGGACCTCTTCGCCCTCAATCACCCTGGTGGAAGTCTGGGTGCCAAACTGGTGAAGGTGGAGTCCTTGATGCACGAATCCTGGCCGATCGTCGGACCTGAGGCTTCGCTCACCAAGGTCCTGAAGGCCATGACCGAGGGTCGACTCGGCATGGCGGGCGTCCTCGAAGGGGGCACACTCTCCGGCGTCATCACGGACGGGGACCTCCGCCGCGCCCTCGAGAAGGCCGAGCAGGATGGGCGGAATCCACTGGAGCTCTCAGCCAGCCAGGTCATGACCCGGAATCCCGCCACCATCGGAGATCAGGCCCTGGCCCTGGAGGCCGCGGGCCTCATGGAGACCCGGAAGATCACCTTCCTTGTGGTGACTCGGAAGGGTATTCCATGTGGGGTCCTCCACATCCATGATCTGTTGGCATCCAAGGTCTTATGA
- a CDS encoding LptF/LptG family permease gives MHSVLSRYVLRRWATPFLGALLFYGFLLLSWEMVTISKEIFSQGAPLRWLLPMLLTSMPENLGLVLPMAAVLGGLLGTQQLMEGSELVAAQGLGAGRRTWTAPWLKMAFWLVLLATLNAHVLVPAAARLQQTVRVRMTEDAKARFLRPGAPPWFPPGAPNSAFWVSPEGQVHIMESTPQGVQHLTASTMTYALEAKPDGSSELQLHLTGLQGALYQTSGQGSVIHLSQEKQVLRFGIPAGTRLLPPTPLRYESSAALLGILRAGPLPAEADREARDLRLKAAMEFCRRTTLPLAAAALLLLGIAVGFGHPRFHRGGAILKSLGIIMLYYLVMKYFETMWMNEKIKSVVPLLLVPFPFLAGGWLLLRERLKPHRSNPMEGGFSAIFRPIRMGMAPLLDQVKHRRDALAAWLHGKGTRHGILRHWSSLAWWRNWGSALGSLLVLNLLVEYASLAGDLSKNGVHFVVFIQYWFWNLPPFLVVALPISFLLGTLLTLSEAALSREWLALRAGGVSLLRWLWSSRWAWGLVAALTLVLQVGLAPRAMTKANQLYRQILNRPQGQFSTRPWLYLGSTGVLWHLQAEQRWGFPLKAPGEAPLLLRWQMGETHSEALAWGGLRLVQGPPVERLFPARALRNTVSAEEAQTIDLVHWQLWAPDPERAYMLWGRLLGWLAGPCLVLAMLSFAFPGPRQGRGQAMGAGLVAGLVFLGLQTLFGGAARASEIPAYWGVLAPLFLLLSVCLLRLRRLRT, from the coding sequence GTGCACTCCGTTCTGTCCCGATATGTCCTCCGACGCTGGGCGACCCCCTTCCTGGGCGCCCTTCTGTTCTACGGCTTCCTCCTCCTCTCGTGGGAGATGGTGACCATCTCGAAGGAGATCTTCTCCCAGGGCGCCCCCCTGCGGTGGTTGCTGCCGATGCTGCTGACCTCCATGCCCGAGAACCTCGGACTGGTCCTGCCCATGGCCGCCGTCCTGGGTGGGCTGCTGGGAACCCAGCAGCTCATGGAGGGCTCTGAACTGGTGGCCGCCCAGGGACTTGGCGCGGGCCGGCGGACCTGGACCGCTCCCTGGCTCAAGATGGCCTTCTGGCTGGTCCTCCTGGCCACCCTCAACGCCCACGTTCTGGTACCCGCCGCAGCCCGGCTGCAGCAGACGGTGCGGGTCCGGATGACCGAGGACGCCAAGGCGAGGTTCCTCCGGCCCGGGGCTCCGCCCTGGTTCCCGCCGGGAGCCCCCAACTCGGCTTTCTGGGTGTCTCCGGAAGGTCAGGTCCACATCATGGAGTCCACCCCCCAGGGGGTTCAGCATCTGACGGCCTCCACCATGACCTACGCCTTGGAGGCCAAGCCAGATGGGTCCTCTGAGTTGCAGCTCCACCTCACGGGCCTTCAGGGGGCGCTCTACCAGACCTCCGGCCAGGGAAGCGTCATCCATCTGAGCCAGGAGAAACAGGTCCTCCGGTTCGGCATTCCGGCCGGGACCCGCCTGCTGCCGCCCACGCCCCTGCGCTACGAGAGTTCGGCGGCCCTGCTGGGCATCCTCCGGGCCGGCCCACTGCCAGCGGAGGCTGATCGCGAGGCCCGGGATCTCCGGCTCAAGGCGGCCATGGAGTTCTGCCGTCGCACCACCCTGCCCTTGGCGGCCGCGGCCCTCCTGCTGCTGGGCATCGCGGTGGGTTTCGGCCATCCGCGGTTCCATCGCGGGGGCGCCATCCTCAAGAGCCTGGGCATCATCATGCTCTATTACCTTGTCATGAAGTACTTTGAAACCATGTGGATGAACGAGAAAATCAAATCGGTCGTCCCGCTCCTCCTTGTGCCATTTCCATTCCTGGCGGGAGGCTGGCTCCTGCTCCGGGAGCGTCTGAAACCCCACCGGTCCAACCCCATGGAGGGCGGATTCAGCGCCATCTTCCGGCCGATCCGGATGGGGATGGCCCCCCTGCTGGATCAAGTGAAGCATCGTCGGGATGCCCTTGCAGCCTGGCTCCATGGCAAGGGGACCCGGCACGGGATCCTGCGGCACTGGTCGAGCCTCGCTTGGTGGCGTAACTGGGGCTCGGCCCTGGGCAGCCTGCTCGTCCTGAACCTGCTCGTGGAATATGCCAGTCTGGCTGGCGACCTGTCGAAAAATGGCGTCCATTTCGTTGTTTTCATTCAATATTGGTTCTGGAATCTACCTCCATTCCTGGTCGTCGCACTGCCCATCTCGTTCCTTCTCGGCACCCTCCTGACACTCTCGGAGGCGGCGCTCAGCCGGGAGTGGCTGGCACTTCGCGCAGGCGGGGTCAGTCTGTTGCGCTGGCTATGGAGCAGCCGCTGGGCCTGGGGCTTGGTCGCAGCCCTCACCCTGGTCCTCCAGGTCGGTCTGGCGCCACGAGCTATGACCAAAGCCAACCAGCTTTACCGTCAAATCCTCAATCGGCCCCAGGGACAATTCTCCACGCGGCCATGGCTCTACCTCGGCTCCACGGGCGTGCTCTGGCACCTCCAGGCTGAACAGCGCTGGGGATTTCCGCTGAAGGCGCCCGGGGAGGCCCCCCTCCTCCTCCGATGGCAGATGGGAGAGACGCATTCCGAAGCCCTGGCTTGGGGTGGGTTGCGCCTTGTCCAGGGGCCCCCGGTCGAACGGCTCTTCCCGGCCAGGGCGCTCCGGAACACGGTCAGTGCGGAGGAAGCCCAGACCATCGACCTGGTGCATTGGCAGTTGTGGGCCCCGGATCCAGAGCGGGCCTACATGCTGTGGGGTCGCCTGCTGGGCTGGCTGGCCGGCCCCTGCCTGGTGCTGGCGATGCTCTCCTTCGCCTTCCCCGGCCCCAGGCAGGGACGGGGGCAGGCCATGGGCGCCGGACTGGTGGCGGGCCTGGTGTTCCTCGGCCTGCAGACCCTCTTCGGAGGGGCGGCGCGGGCCTCGGAGATCCCGGCCTACTGGGGGGTGCTCGCTCCCCTGTTCCTCCTGCTTTCCGTGTGCCTCCTCCGCCTCCGCCGGCTCAGGACCTGA